DNA sequence from the Desulfurella sp. genome:
CTGCAAAAACGTGATTAATTCCATTGTAAAATTGTTTAATAAATTCATATTGTATGTTATTTGTATCTTGATACTCATCAATTAAAATATATTTGAATTGATTTTGAAAAATTTGCCTTAAATTATGGTTATTTTTTAGTTCTTCTATAAACTTTATCAATATATTATCAAAATCAACAGCATTATTACTTTCAAGTTTTTCTTCATAAATTTTATAAATCCTTTCAAATTCTTTTGTTGGAAATTCTAAATTTGAAGAATTTTTTATTTTAGAAATATATGATGCAACTTTAGATGGTTGAAATTTGTTTTTATCTAAATTAAGGTATGTTATAATTTCTTTTATAAGCATTTCCTGATCATGTTTGTCATAAATTGTGTATTTCTTGCCTATCTTACGTAAAAATCTCAACGATAATGCATGAAATGTACCAATGTAGAAATTATCTATACTCGTATCCAAAATATTCGCAACCCTATCTTTCATTTCATCTGCAGCTTTATTTGTAAATGTTAAAGCCAATATTTCCCAGGGTCTTGCCAGATTATTTTTTAAAATATAAGCAATTTTGTACGTTAGAGTTTTTGTTTTACCACTGCCGGCACCAGCAATTATAAGTAAATTTTTATCACAAATTTCAACTGCTTTTTTTTGTTGATCGTTTAGCGAATCAAACATTTAGATTTCCTTGAGCTATTTTGTTCAGTATTGCTTTTCGTCTTATTATCCCAATCACTTCCATGCTATCAAGTGATTTTACAACCGGAACCGTATTAATTTCTTTGAAACCAATTTTGTTTAAGAGTGTATATAAACTTTCTTGAGGTAAAACAACTACAAGATCAGTGTTAGCTACATCAGCTGCAAGTAAAAAATTATTAAGCAGATTTTCGTTTAATATTGTTTTTAATACATGTAGTGTAACTATCCCATATAGCTTATTGTTTTCATCTAAGACAAGTATTTCGTTATACTTTTGATTTGCAAATATATCATAGATTTCTTTGAGTGTCTTATCTTTGCTTACAGTTAAAAATTTTGTTTCCATAAGCTCTTCAACTTTTATGTGTTCTAAAAGGTTGATTTTGTACTCATCAGCATGAACAAGTGAATCAACTCTGGTGTTAACCTGAGCTTCTTCTAAATTTACTTTTCTTGTTAATAAAAATGCAATTGCAACCACCCATAATGCAGGCACAATAAGTTCGTAACCTCCGGTGATCTCAGCAGTCAAAACAATCGAAGAGATAGGTGTTTTCTCGCATGCCGCCAAAAAAGCAGCCATACCAACAACAGCAAAACTTGAAGGGTTAACAACTACGAATATGCCGCTTTGCTTTAGCAAACTACCGATACCCACTCCAAGTAAAGCACCAATTATTAAAAGTGGAGCAAATAAACCCACCGGTGTTTTGCTGCCAACTGAAATTGAAGTGGTAAACATTCTTAAAATGCCAACCATAAGCAAAAAGAAATAATTTTTCGGTTCTGTAAATGCAGCTTCAAGTAAGCCATACCCCATACCAGCGCTTGCTGGTAGAAAAATACCAAACAATCCTACCACAAACCCACCCACGGCTGTTTTTAAGTAAATTGGATAATCTGTCATATTAGCCAATGCTTTAACTTGCCTGAATAACTGAATAAACAATATAGCGCCAATTGCAATAGCTACCGCAAGTACTGTGTATGAAACAAGTTCAAGTGGCTTGTAAAAATACATTGTTGGCACACTAAACATATGCTGCCACCCAAACAAAGATGAAAATACTGAATAGGCAGTAATTGATGAAATTGCGCTAGCCATTAGCGCTTCATACTCAAAATCAGCTTCTTTGTAGAGCACTTCAGTAGCAAAAATAGCTGCTCCCATAGGTGCCCTAAAGATTGCACCAATGCCTGCTGCAAGTCCACTTACCATTAGCATTCTTTTTTCTTTGTTACTTAAGTTAAAAACATTACCAAGAAAAGAGCCAATTGAAGCTCCAATTTCTGCTGCTGGACCTTCTCTTCCACCTGCAAAACCACTCCCAAGCGCAATTGAGCTTGCAAAAAGTTTTACTATTGCTGATTTTGGCCTTATAGTTGATTTATGATGAAAGTATTTTATAATTTTATTTACTCCACTCTCTTTATCATTAAATATGTATAATATAAGGCCACTTAAAAAACCACCAGCAGTAATAATTATTAAAAAAATCAATGGTTTAAAGGGCTCATTTTTTAAAGTAAATAAAGATTTTTCATTTGTAGGAAACTTAAATGGAAACCCTGCTATATGATTAAGTAAATATACGCTAAAGAAATTTATCATAACAAATAAAAATATTGCACCAAGACCACTAAATATGCCTAGTAAAACATAAATTAACCATTTTCTGGCAATATTATTTTGCAAAAAACTTAAACTTGCGGTATCTTTCATTCAACAGTTACACTTTTGGCTAGGTTTCTGGGCTGATCCACATCATTGCCTAAAATATTTGCTATGTGGTAGGCAAATAATTGCAGCGGCACAATATTAACAAAAGCAGAAAAAAAATAAGATGTATTTGGAACCTGTACAAAATCATCAGCAATGTTAGAATATTTATCAGATAATAGTATAATCTTGCCATTTCTAGCTTTTACTTCATTTGCATTTGATATTGTTTTTGAATAAAGCGGCTCAAAGTTTGGTGCTATAACAAAGGTAGGTGTATTTTCATCAATTAATGCAATAGGACCATGTTTTAACTCTCCTGCTGGGTAGCCTTCTGCGTGAATATATGATATTTCTTTTAGTTTTAATGCCCCCTCAAGTGCTAATGGGTAAGATACGCCTCTACCTAAGTATATAAAATTTTTAACATTTGAGTATTTTTTTGCAATTTTTTCAACTTCAGTGTTTAAACGAGCAAACTCGGTTTTTAAAATAGATGGCAAACTCATCAGTTCGTTCAGGTAAGGCTTTACTTCAATAGCTTTTAACTGAGCAATTTTTAAAGCTAATAAATAAAGCATAGCAAGCTGGCAAACAAAAGCTTTTGTTGATGCAACACTAATTTCTGGCCCAGCAAGAGTATACAATACATAATCGCTTAATCTTGCTATTGTGCTTTCCTGAACATTGACAATTGATATTGTTTTTATACCAAAGGTTTTTGCAAGGTTTAGAGATTCTTTTGTATCTGCAGTTTCTCCAGATTGTGAAATTGCTATTAATATATTATTTTGTGCAAATATTGGTTTTGAATAGCGAAATTCCGATGCAATTTCAACATTTACTGGTATGGACAATAGTTCTTCAAAAAAATACTTTGACGTCAAACCTGCATAATAACTGGTCCCACAAGCTACAATTGTTATTTTTTGAGTTTTTTTTAGTAATTCTTCGTCAATATCAATATTAATTTTATCGTTGACAATATGTGCGTAAATTGTGTTTGCTAAAGCCTCATCTTCCTCGCCTATTTCTTTTAGCATAAAGTGTTTAAAACCGCCTTTTTGAGCTGTTTGCAAATTCCAATCAACACTTTTTATAGTT
Encoded proteins:
- a CDS encoding ATP-dependent helicase is translated as MFDSLNDQQKKAVEICDKNLLIIAGAGSGKTKTLTYKIAYILKNNLARPWEILALTFTNKAADEMKDRVANILDTSIDNFYIGTFHALSLRFLRKIGKKYTIYDKHDQEMLIKEIITYLNLDKNKFQPSKVASYISKIKNSSNLEFPTKEFERIYKIYEEKLESNNAVDFDNILIKFIEELKNNHNLRQIFQNQFKYILIDEYQDTNNIQYEFIKQFYNGINHVFA
- a CDS encoding chloride channel protein, which translates into the protein MKDTASLSFLQNNIARKWLIYVLLGIFSGLGAIFLFVMINFFSVYLLNHIAGFPFKFPTNEKSLFTLKNEPFKPLIFLIIITAGGFLSGLILYIFNDKESGVNKIIKYFHHKSTIRPKSAIVKLFASSIALGSGFAGGREGPAAEIGASIGSFLGNVFNLSNKEKRMLMVSGLAAGIGAIFRAPMGAAIFATEVLYKEADFEYEALMASAISSITAYSVFSSLFGWQHMFSVPTMYFYKPLELVSYTVLAVAIAIGAILFIQLFRQVKALANMTDYPIYLKTAVGGFVVGLFGIFLPASAGMGYGLLEAAFTEPKNYFFLLMVGILRMFTTSISVGSKTPVGLFAPLLIIGALLGVGIGSLLKQSGIFVVVNPSSFAVVGMAAFLAACEKTPISSIVLTAEITGGYELIVPALWVVAIAFLLTRKVNLEEAQVNTRVDSLVHADEYKINLLEHIKVEELMETKFLTVSKDKTLKEIYDIFANQKYNEILVLDENNKLYGIVTLHVLKTILNENLLNNFLLAADVANTDLVVVLPQESLYTLLNKIGFKEINTVPVVKSLDSMEVIGIIRRKAILNKIAQGNLNV
- the glmS gene encoding glutamine--fructose-6-phosphate transaminase (isomerizing) → MCGIVGYIGNKKASGILLNGLSALEYRGYDSAGIAVVNEQIEVIKVKGKVADLVSQCLSIGSELNGTIGIGHTRWATHGRPSKENAHPHSTKNFAIVHNGIIENFKEIDEFLIKNGYQKTSATDTESILLLIDYFSKDISTLEAIKKAISVLKGSFAIALIHLGEEKIYAAKKESPLLIGVKDNELFLASDLSAFLEHTKQFIVLEENDVAVLEKNGLFEIYNNGVKVQRTIKSVDWNLQTAQKGGFKHFMLKEIGEEDEALANTIYAHIVNDKINIDIDEELLKKTQKITIVACGTSYYAGLTSKYFFEELLSIPVNVEIASEFRYSKPIFAQNNILIAISQSGETADTKESLNLAKTFGIKTISIVNVQESTIARLSDYVLYTLAGPEISVASTKAFVCQLAMLYLLALKIAQLKAIEVKPYLNELMSLPSILKTEFARLNTEVEKIAKKYSNVKNFIYLGRGVSYPLALEGALKLKEISYIHAEGYPAGELKHGPIALIDENTPTFVIAPNFEPLYSKTISNANEVKARNGKIILLSDKYSNIADDFVQVPNTSYFFSAFVNIVPLQLFAYHIANILGNDVDQPRNLAKSVTVE